A DNA window from Pseudomonas tohonis contains the following coding sequences:
- the gshA gene encoding glutamate--cysteine ligase has translation MSDLLSRRLALLGERAHLSLLTQCLHGIERECLRVDDNGQLALTPHPVAVGSALTNPQITTDYSESLLEFITPTEHDPAATLADLEKIHRFTYQKLDGELLWSASMPGRLPSEEAIPIARYGTSPIGRLKYVYRRGLAVRYGKTMQCIAGIHYNFSLPEALWPLLKEAEGDPQSDRDFQSARYIAMIRNFRRYSWLLMYLFGAAPALDQNFLRGRPHDLDRLDADTLFLPWATSLRMSDLGYQNNAQSGLTPCYNSLDSYLSSLRQAVSTPYPPYAEIGTKRDGEWVQLNTNVIQIENEYYSSIRPKRVTYTGERPIQALMARGVQYVEVRCLDINPFLPLGIDLAESRFLDAFLLFCALQDSPPLAGGECRDCTDNFQRVVKEGRRPGLHLQRNGQEIGLKEWAFELLEQIARTADLLDRAQGGQAHAEALQAQRLKVEDTRLTPSAQVLAELRERGESFSEFSLRQSRLHAEYFRAQALAPDDQARLEAMARESLEEQARLEAEPDVDFDTFVAAYQASILGLLSN, from the coding sequence TTGAGCGACCTTCTCTCCCGCCGCCTGGCATTGCTGGGCGAGCGTGCCCACCTGTCCCTGCTGACCCAGTGCCTGCACGGCATCGAGCGCGAATGCCTGCGCGTCGACGACAACGGCCAGCTGGCCCTGACCCCGCACCCGGTGGCCGTCGGTTCCGCGCTGACCAACCCGCAGATCACCACCGACTACTCCGAGTCGCTGCTGGAGTTCATCACCCCCACCGAGCACGACCCGGCGGCGACCCTGGCGGACCTGGAGAAGATCCATCGCTTCACCTACCAGAAGCTCGACGGCGAGCTGCTGTGGAGCGCCTCGATGCCCGGCCGGCTGCCCAGCGAGGAGGCGATCCCGATCGCCCGCTACGGCACCTCGCCCATCGGCCGCCTGAAGTACGTCTACCGGCGCGGCCTGGCCGTGCGCTATGGCAAGACCATGCAGTGCATCGCCGGCATCCACTACAACTTCTCCCTGCCGGAAGCCCTGTGGCCGCTGCTCAAGGAGGCCGAAGGCGATCCGCAGAGCGACCGCGACTTCCAGTCCGCGCGCTACATCGCGATGATCCGCAACTTCCGGCGCTACAGCTGGCTGCTGATGTACCTGTTCGGCGCGGCGCCGGCGCTGGACCAGAACTTCCTCCGCGGCCGCCCCCACGACCTCGACCGCCTCGACGCCGACACCCTGTTCCTGCCCTGGGCCACCAGCCTGCGCATGAGCGACCTGGGCTACCAGAACAACGCCCAGTCCGGCCTGACGCCCTGCTACAACAGCCTCGACAGCTACCTGTCGAGCCTGCGCCAGGCCGTGTCCACGCCCTACCCGCCCTATGCCGAGATCGGCACCAAACGCGACGGCGAATGGGTGCAGCTGAACACCAACGTCATCCAGATCGAGAACGAGTACTACTCCTCGATCCGCCCGAAACGCGTCACCTACACCGGCGAGCGCCCGATCCAGGCGCTGATGGCCCGTGGCGTGCAGTACGTCGAAGTGCGCTGCCTGGACATCAACCCCTTCCTGCCGCTGGGCATCGACCTGGCCGAGTCGCGTTTCCTCGACGCCTTCCTGCTGTTCTGCGCCCTGCAGGACAGCCCGCCCCTGGCCGGCGGCGAGTGCCGCGACTGCACCGACAACTTCCAGCGCGTGGTCAAGGAAGGCCGTCGCCCCGGCCTGCACCTGCAGCGCAACGGCCAGGAGATCGGCCTCAAGGAGTGGGCCTTCGAGTTGCTCGAGCAGATCGCCCGCACCGCCGACCTGCTGGACCGCGCCCAGGGCGGCCAGGCCCATGCCGAAGCCCTCCAGGCCCAGCGCCTCAAGGTCGAGGACACCCGCCTCACGCCGTCGGCACAGGTGCTGGCCGAGCTGCGCGAACGCGGCGAGAGCTTCAGCGAGTTCTCCCTGCGCCAGAGCCGCCTGCATGCCGAGTATTTCCGCGCCCAGGCCCTGGCCCCGGACGACCAGGCACGCCTCGAAGCCATGGCCCGCGAATCCCTGGAGGAACAGGCGCGCCTGGAAGCCGAGCCCGACGTCGACTTCGACACCTTCGTCGCCGCCTACCAGGCGAGCATCCTCGGGCTGCTGAGCAACTGA
- a CDS encoding cyclase family protein — translation MSIRTLGRLALTASLSLPLLAQAAQPGLWDTYATLKAKTWVDLTHAYDEQVPHWKGFENAQRKTLYTVDKDGFQVDLYTHVGQWGTHVDPPVHFHKGLRGIDQIDVKEQLLPLVVLDIHEQAAKNPDYVLTLADVKAWEAKHGPVPEGAFVALRSDWSKRWPSQEKIQNADAQGVAHYPGWSKEALVYLYETRKITASGHETTDTDPGIATSKDDYSLESYILGKDHYQIELLANLDQVPEAGALVVVSFPKIARGTGFPARVFAILP, via the coding sequence ATGTCGATACGCACCCTGGGCCGCCTGGCCCTCACCGCCTCACTGTCCCTGCCGCTGCTGGCCCAAGCCGCGCAGCCCGGCCTCTGGGACACCTACGCCACCCTGAAAGCCAAGACCTGGGTCGACCTGACCCACGCCTACGACGAGCAGGTGCCGCACTGGAAGGGCTTCGAGAACGCCCAGCGCAAGACGCTCTACACCGTCGACAAGGACGGCTTCCAGGTGGACCTCTACACCCACGTCGGCCAGTGGGGCACCCATGTCGACCCGCCGGTGCACTTCCACAAGGGCCTGCGCGGCATCGACCAGATCGACGTGAAGGAACAGCTGCTGCCGCTCGTGGTGCTGGACATCCACGAGCAGGCGGCGAAGAACCCCGACTACGTGCTGACCCTGGCCGACGTGAAGGCCTGGGAAGCCAAGCACGGCCCGGTACCCGAAGGCGCCTTCGTGGCCCTGCGCAGCGACTGGTCCAAGCGCTGGCCGAGCCAGGAGAAGATCCAGAACGCCGACGCCCAGGGCGTGGCCCACTACCCGGGCTGGAGCAAGGAGGCGCTGGTCTACCTCTACGAGACGCGCAAGATCACCGCCTCCGGCCACGAGACCACGGACACCGACCCGGGCATCGCCACCAGCAAGGACGACTACTCGCTGGAGTCCTACATCCTCGGCAAGGACCACTATCAGATCGAACTGCTGGCCAACCTGGACCAGGTGCCGGAAGCCGGCGCGCTGGTGGTCGTGAGCTTCCCGAAGATCGCCCGGGGCACCGGCTTCCCGGCGCGGGTGTTCGCGATATTGCCGTGA
- a CDS encoding Tex family protein: protein MESINNRIAEELGVRPQQVAAAVALLDEGSTVPFIARYRKEVTGSLDDTQLRTLEERLRYLRELEDRRGSILASIEEQGKLTPELAREIKLADTKTRLEDLYLPYKQKRRTKGQIALEAGLGELADGLFADPSLNPETEAARFIDAEKGFADTKAVLEGAKYILMERFAEDATLLATLRSFLKDNATLTARLVPGKEQEGAKFSDYFEHDEPLKGAPSHRALAIFRGRNEGVLSVALKVGEELPGTMHPCEVMIGERFGVKDQGRAADKWLGEVVRWTWKVKLYTHLETDLLGELREGAETEAINVFARNLHDLLLAAPAGPRATLGLDPGLRTGCKVAVVDATGKLLETATVYPHVPHNKWDDTLATLGKLCAKHGVDLIAIGNGTASRETDKLAGELISKLPGLKMTKIMVSEAGASVYSASELAAKEFPELDVSLRGAVSIARRLQDPLAELVKIEPKSIGVGQYQHDVSQLQLARSLDAVVEDCVNAVGVDVNTASAALLARISGLNATLAQNIVAHRDANGAFKTREELKNVSRLGEKTYVLAAGFLRVMNGDNPLDASAVHPETYPLVQRIAEGTGRDVRSLIGDSAFLKRLDPAKFTDETFGLPTVTDILKELDKPGRDPRPEFKTAEFQEGVESLKDLKPGMVLEGVVTNVTNFGAFVDIGVHQDGLVHISALSEKFVKDPYEVVKAGDIVKVKVMEVDIPRNRVGLSMRMSDTPGEKVEGPRGGGRPQGGQRPDRGAPRQQQAAPANNAMASLFANAKQIKKK, encoded by the coding sequence ATGGAAAGCATCAACAACCGTATCGCTGAAGAGCTGGGCGTGCGCCCGCAACAAGTCGCCGCCGCCGTCGCCCTGCTCGATGAAGGCTCCACCGTTCCCTTCATCGCCCGCTACCGCAAGGAAGTCACCGGCAGCCTGGACGACACCCAGCTGCGTACCCTGGAAGAGCGCCTGCGCTACCTGCGCGAGCTGGAGGACCGCCGTGGCTCGATCCTCGCCAGCATCGAGGAGCAGGGCAAGCTGACCCCGGAACTGGCCCGCGAGATCAAGCTGGCCGACACCAAGACCCGCCTCGAAGACCTCTACCTCCCCTACAAGCAGAAGCGCCGCACCAAGGGCCAGATCGCCCTGGAAGCCGGCCTCGGCGAGCTGGCCGACGGCCTCTTCGCCGACCCGAGCCTGAACCCGGAGACCGAAGCCGCGCGCTTCATCGATGCCGAGAAAGGCTTCGCCGACACCAAGGCCGTGCTCGAGGGCGCCAAGTACATCCTCATGGAGCGCTTCGCCGAGGACGCCACGCTGCTGGCGACCCTGCGTAGCTTCCTCAAGGACAACGCCACCCTGACCGCCCGCCTGGTTCCCGGCAAGGAACAGGAAGGCGCCAAGTTCAGCGACTACTTCGAGCACGACGAGCCCCTCAAGGGCGCGCCGTCGCACCGCGCGCTGGCGATCTTCCGCGGCCGCAACGAGGGCGTGCTCAGCGTCGCCCTGAAGGTCGGCGAGGAACTGCCCGGCACCATGCACCCCTGCGAGGTGATGATCGGCGAGCGCTTCGGCGTGAAGGACCAGGGCCGTGCCGCCGACAAATGGCTGGGCGAGGTGGTGCGCTGGACCTGGAAGGTCAAGCTCTACACCCACCTGGAGACCGACCTGCTGGGTGAGCTGCGCGAAGGCGCCGAGACCGAGGCGATAAACGTCTTCGCCCGCAACCTGCACGACCTGCTGCTGGCCGCCCCGGCCGGCCCGCGCGCCACCCTGGGCCTGGACCCGGGCCTGCGCACCGGCTGCAAGGTCGCCGTGGTCGACGCCACCGGCAAGCTGCTGGAGACCGCCACCGTCTACCCGCACGTCCCGCACAACAAGTGGGACGACACCCTGGCCACCCTCGGCAAGCTCTGCGCCAAGCACGGCGTCGACCTGATCGCCATCGGCAACGGCACCGCCAGCCGCGAGACCGACAAGCTGGCCGGCGAGCTGATCAGCAAGCTGCCGGGCCTGAAGATGACCAAGATCATGGTCAGCGAGGCCGGCGCGTCGGTGTACTCGGCCTCGGAACTGGCCGCCAAGGAGTTCCCCGAGCTGGATGTGTCCCTGCGTGGCGCGGTGTCCATCGCCCGCCGCCTGCAGGACCCGCTGGCCGAACTGGTGAAGATCGAGCCGAAGTCCATCGGCGTCGGCCAGTACCAGCACGACGTCTCCCAGCTGCAGCTGGCGCGTAGCCTGGACGCGGTGGTCGAGGACTGCGTGAACGCCGTCGGCGTGGACGTGAACACCGCCTCCGCCGCCCTGCTGGCGCGCATCTCCGGCCTCAACGCGACCCTGGCGCAGAACATCGTCGCCCACCGCGACGCCAACGGCGCCTTCAAGACCCGCGAGGAGCTGAAGAACGTCAGCCGCCTGGGCGAGAAGACCTACGTGCTGGCCGCCGGCTTCCTCCGCGTGATGAACGGCGACAACCCGCTGGATGCCTCGGCGGTGCACCCGGAGACCTACCCGCTGGTGCAACGCATCGCCGAGGGAACCGGCCGCGACGTGCGCTCGCTGATCGGCGACTCCGCCTTCCTCAAGCGCCTCGACCCGGCCAAGTTCACCGACGAGACCTTCGGACTGCCGACCGTCACCGACATCCTCAAGGAACTCGACAAGCCCGGCCGCGACCCGCGCCCGGAGTTCAAGACCGCCGAGTTCCAGGAAGGCGTCGAGAGCCTCAAGGACCTCAAGCCCGGCATGGTGCTGGAAGGCGTGGTGACCAACGTCACCAACTTCGGCGCCTTTGTCGACATCGGCGTCCACCAGGACGGCCTGGTGCACATCTCCGCGCTGTCGGAGAAGTTCGTCAAGGACCCGTACGAGGTGGTCAAGGCCGGCGACATCGTCAAGGTCAAGGTCATGGAGGTGGACATCCCGCGCAACCGCGTCGGCCTGTCCATGCGCATGAGCGACACCCCCGGCGAGAAGGTCGAGGGCCCGCGCGGCGGCGGTCGTCCGCAGGGCGGCCAGCGTCCCGATCGCGGTGCCCCGCGCCAGCAGCAGGCGGCCCCGGCGAACAACGCCATGGCCTCGCTGTTCGCCAACGCCAAGCAGATCAAGAAGAAGTGA
- a CDS encoding carboxymuconolactone decarboxylase family protein → MSSKHLIEYEHASPEVRAVYDDIMATRQVDQVNNFWKALAQHPDNLRRTWESLKQVMAPGALDPLTKELLYVAVSVTNNCAYCIGSHTAAARKAGMTEAMFGELQAVIGMANETNRLATGYRVPLDAAFRED, encoded by the coding sequence ATGTCGTCTAAGCACTTGATCGAATATGAACATGCCAGTCCGGAAGTCCGCGCCGTCTATGACGACATCATGGCGACGCGTCAGGTCGACCAGGTCAACAATTTCTGGAAGGCCCTGGCCCAGCACCCGGACAACCTGCGCCGCACCTGGGAGAGCCTGAAGCAGGTGATGGCCCCCGGCGCGCTCGACCCGCTGACCAAGGAGCTGCTCTACGTCGCCGTCAGCGTCACCAACAACTGTGCCTACTGCATCGGCTCGCACACGGCGGCGGCGCGCAAGGCGGGGATGACCGAGGCGATGTTCGGCGAGCTGCAGGCGGTGATCGGCATGGCCAACGAGACCAATCGGCTGGCGACGGGCTATCGGGTTCCGCTGGACGCGGCGTTTCGCGAGGACTGA
- a CDS encoding PaaI family thioesterase, with translation MDVSDLHTASAYSKLLGIEPVSLGDGVAEARLSMAEHLRNRGQVMHGGAIFSLLDIAMGLACTSVHGFERRSATIECKINYIRPVAEGDILCRARVVHAGSRTLVVEADVLQGDKLVAKGQGTFAQL, from the coding sequence ATGGACGTCTCCGACCTGCACACCGCCAGCGCCTACAGCAAGCTGCTGGGTATCGAACCGGTCAGCCTGGGCGACGGCGTCGCCGAGGCGCGCCTGTCCATGGCCGAGCACCTGCGCAATCGCGGCCAGGTGATGCACGGCGGAGCCATCTTCTCGCTGCTCGACATCGCCATGGGCCTGGCCTGCACCAGCGTCCATGGCTTCGAGCGGCGCAGCGCCACGATCGAATGCAAGATCAACTACATCCGTCCCGTGGCCGAGGGTGACATCCTCTGCCGCGCGCGGGTGGTGCACGCCGGCTCGCGGACCCTGGTGGTCGAGGCCGATGTGCTGCAGGGCGACAAGCTGGTCGCTAAAGGGCAAGGCACCTTCGCCCAGCTGTAA
- the rmf gene encoding ribosome modulation factor — MAPPDAHPEDSQQWSLESLNKAYQQGYMAGLTGQTIDQQPYPAEVLAAAWEAGWDDGHDQYELQRPSRIA; from the coding sequence ATGGCGCCCCCAGACGCCCACCCCGAAGACAGCCAGCAATGGAGCCTGGAAAGCCTCAACAAGGCCTACCAGCAAGGCTACATGGCGGGCCTCACCGGCCAGACGATCGACCAGCAACCCTACCCCGCCGAAGTCCTCGCCGCGGCCTGGGAAGCCGGTTGGGACGACGGCCACGACCAGTACGAGCTGCAGCGTCCCTCGCGGATCGCCTGA
- the argA gene encoding amino-acid N-acetyltransferase — protein MHDYVNWLRHASPYINAHRDCTFVVMLPGEGVAHPNFGNIVHDLVLLHSLGVRLVLVHGSRPQIEARLAARGLTPHFHRDLRITDGPTLECVIDAVGQLRIAIEARLSMDIAASPMQGSRLRVTGGNFVTARPIGVVDGVDYHHTGEVRRIDRKGISRQLDERSIVLLSPLGYSPTGEIFNLACEDVATRAAIDLGADKLVLFGSERGLIDEAGKLVRELRPQQVPGHLVRLGNSYQAELLDAAAQACRSGVKRSHMVSYAEDGSLLTELFTRDGGGTLVDQEQFESLREATIDDVGGLIDLITPLEDQGILVRRSREVLEREIGQFTIVERDGHIIACAALYPIADSDAGELACLAVNPEYRHGGRGDELLERIEDRARALGLKTLFVLTTRTAHWFRERGFQPSGVESLPAARASLYNYQRNSKIFEKVL, from the coding sequence ATGCACGACTACGTCAACTGGCTTCGCCACGCATCGCCCTATATCAACGCCCACCGGGACTGCACCTTCGTGGTGATGCTGCCCGGCGAGGGTGTCGCCCATCCGAATTTCGGCAACATCGTCCACGACCTGGTGCTGCTGCACAGCCTGGGCGTGCGCCTGGTGCTGGTGCACGGCTCGCGCCCGCAGATCGAGGCACGCCTGGCCGCGCGCGGGCTGACCCCGCACTTCCACCGCGACCTGCGCATCACCGACGGCCCGACCCTGGAATGCGTGATCGACGCCGTGGGCCAGCTGCGCATCGCCATCGAGGCGCGCCTTTCAATGGACATCGCCGCCTCGCCCATGCAGGGCTCGCGCCTGCGGGTCACCGGCGGCAACTTCGTCACCGCGCGGCCCATAGGCGTGGTCGATGGCGTCGACTACCACCACACCGGCGAGGTGCGCCGCATCGACCGCAAGGGCATCAGCCGCCAGCTCGACGAGCGCTCCATCGTGCTGCTCTCGCCCCTGGGCTACTCGCCCACCGGGGAGATCTTCAACCTCGCCTGCGAGGACGTCGCCACCCGCGCCGCCATCGACCTGGGCGCGGACAAGCTGGTGCTGTTCGGCAGCGAGCGCGGGCTGATCGACGAAGCCGGCAAGCTGGTGCGCGAACTGCGCCCGCAACAGGTGCCCGGCCACCTCGTGCGCCTGGGCAACAGCTACCAGGCCGAGCTGCTGGACGCCGCCGCCCAGGCCTGCCGCAGCGGGGTCAAGCGCAGCCACATGGTCAGCTACGCCGAGGACGGCTCGCTGCTCACCGAGCTGTTCACCCGCGACGGTGGCGGCACCCTGGTGGACCAGGAGCAGTTCGAGTCCCTGCGCGAAGCGACCATCGACGACGTCGGCGGGCTGATCGACCTGATCACCCCGCTGGAGGACCAGGGCATCCTCGTGCGCCGCTCCCGCGAGGTGCTGGAGCGCGAGATCGGCCAGTTCACCATCGTCGAGCGCGACGGCCACATCATCGCCTGCGCGGCGCTCTATCCCATCGCCGACTCCGATGCGGGCGAGCTGGCGTGCCTGGCGGTGAACCCCGAGTACCGCCACGGCGGCCGTGGCGACGAGCTGCTGGAGCGCATCGAGGACCGCGCCCGTGCCCTGGGCCTGAAGACCCTCTTCGTGCTCACCACGCGTACCGCCCACTGGTTCCGCGAGCGCGGCTTCCAGCCCAGCGGCGTGGAAAGCCTGCCGGCGGCGCGCGCCTCGCTCTACAACTACCAGCGCAACTCGAAGATCTTCGAAAAGGTGCTCTGA